AGAAAGACCCTTATGAAGTGCTGATCGTGGGTGCCGGCCCCGCCGGTGCCTCTGCCGCCATCTATTCGGCCCGTAAAGGCCTGCGTACCGGTCTGGTTGCCGACCGATTTGGTGGCCAGGTGACTGAAACCGTTGGCATTGAAAACTTTATCTCGGTGAAAGCCACCGAAGGCCCCAAGCTGGTGGCGAGTCTGGAAGCCCACGTTCGCGATTACGATGTGGATGTGATGGAAAACCAGAAGGCACTGAAGCTGACCAAAGACGGTCTGTATCAGGTGGAGCTGGCCAATGGTGCTGTGCTGTCGGGTAAAACCGTGCTGATTGCTACCGGTGCCCGCTGGCGCGAAATGAATGTGCCCGGCGAGAAAGAATACCGTGGCCGCGGCGTGGCTTACTGTCCTCACTGTGATGGCCCGCTGTTCAAGGGTAAGCGCGTTGCCGTGATTGGTGGCGGCAACTCGGGTATCGAAGCCGCTATCGATCTTGCCAATATTGTTGAGCATGTGACTGTGCTGGAATTCGACAGTAAGCTGCGCGCCGATGAGGTGCTGGTTCGCAAGGCTCGCTCTATGGGGAATATCCACATCATCACCCAGGCACAAACCACCGAGGTGGTGGGGGATGGCAACAAGGTAACCGGCCTGGTCTACACTGACCGAGCCACAGGTGATGTGCACAGTGTTGAATTGGCAGGTATCTTCGTACAGATTGGTCTGGTGCCCAATTCCGAGTGGCTCAAGGGCACGCTGGATCTGACCCCTCGCGGCGAAATCATGGTGGATGAGCGAGGCCAAACCTCGCTGCCCGGTGTGTTTGCCGCAGGCGATGTGACCAATTCGGCCTACAAGCAAATCATCATCGCCATGGGCAGCGGCGCTACTGCAAGCCTTGGTGCATTTGATTACCTTATTCGCCACAGTGAGGCGGATACTTCAGCAGCAGCCTGATAACCACCACAGTAAAAGCCGGCTTCTTGCCGGCTTTTTTGTCACTTCTTCATGCTTGTGTACACCTAGAATGGCGCGCAGCACATGCTATAGTCATGCAATCATCTTCGTAAGTATCGGAAATCTGAGTGGATAAAGAATCACTGTCGTTTGATGAAGCGCTCAAGGACGAATCGCGCCAGTACATGCTGGCAAGCTTTCAATGGTTGAGTTTTACCAGCCTGGTGCTGCTGACTGCTGTTGGCCTCAATATCGCATTGGATCCCGGACTGGATTTGGGGTTGGATACCGCTTTTACCATGATGTTGCTGCCGGGGACGCTTTGCCTGTTACATCTGGGGCTCAGATTTACCAGGGTCTCCTGGTCGAGAAGTCTTGGTTGGAACCTCTTCTTTTTAGCGGTACTGGTCATCAGTTGGTTGATATCCATGTCGTTTCTGCGAAGCTCTGGGCTTTTAGTGTTGCCCGGAATCGAAACACTCAGCGATGTGCTCAGTCTCGCCATGGCCGTGGCGCTCTTTCCCAGCATAAAGCTGACTGCCGCTACGGTAGCGCCTTTTTTACTTTATTCGGCTTTCTATCGTTACGAAGTCTACCCGGAAAGCATTTACTTCAACGTGATGCGCAGCCTGTTTATGTTTTTGATCATCATGAGCGCCCAGCGGGTGATTTTTAAATGGTTTCAAAAAGCCGTGCGGCGCAATGTGGAAAAGCGGCGGTTGGTGAAGCATTTTCGCCGCATGGCCTTGCTTGACGGCCTTACCGGGCTCAGTAACCGGCGCCATTTTGATGAAATTCTGGATCAGGAAATTCGGGCCTCGACCCGGACCGGGCATCCGTTAAGCCTTATTCTGTTGGATATCGATTTTTTCAAACGGCTCAATGATGCGCTCGGGCATCAGGCCGGTGATGATTGTCTGCGGCAACTGGGGCAACTCTTGTCTGATGTGGCGGCCAGACCCAGGGATCTCGCGGTGCGCTATGGCGGTGAGGAGTTTGCGGTGCTGCTGCCAGAAACCACGCTAACAGGTGCGGTGGAAGTGGCCAATCGTATTGCAAAACTCCTGGCTAAAGCGGCCATCCCTCACCCTGATTCTCAGGTTGCTGCGCATATTACTGTTTCTCAGGGCTTGGTTCAGTGGCAGCGGGGAATGGATGCGGCAGCCTTGTTGGAGGCCAGTGATGCGGCCCTTTACCGGGCCAAAGAGGATGGTCGTAACCGCTACGTACAATCAACATCGCCAGTAGGGGAGATGGCGGGTTAGACAGGCATTTTTTGATTTTGTTCATAAAAGTTAGTCAAAAAGTTGTCAATTTGTTGCTCAAGCCTAAGCTTAAAGTCGGATACACCTGACAAATAAAGGGTTTTGTATGAAGCACAAATTGGCTATCTGTCTTGGTACGCTGCTGCTCTCTGCACCGGCGTTGGCCGAGATTAATATATCCGGGTTTGCCTCTGTGGTCGGTGGCAAGGTGTTGGAAGGCAGTGGGGTGGAAGAGTTTGGGCTCGAACCCACCTTCCTGGCCGATTATCCCCTGGTGGGTGCCTACACAGAGGAGTTCAGCTTTGAACCCGACACCCTGTTTGGCCTGCAAATTTCTGCTGACCTTCTGGACGGACTTTCCGCTACGGCGCAAATCGTCTCCCGGGGCGCAGACGACTTCTCTGCCAGCTTTGAGTGGGCTTATCTGTCCTATGAGCTGAACGAACACTGGACATTACAAGCCGGTAAAAAACGCCTGCCGCTTTACTACTACAGCGATTTCTTTGATGTGGGCTACGCCTATCCCTGGATTAGGCCACCCGCAGACAATTACACCTGGCAGATTTTTAACTACACAGGCGTGAGTGCCCTTTATAACTACCTGATAGGGGATTGGACGCTGACAGGTCAGGTGTATTTTGGCCGCGAAGATGATGAGCCCAACAAGCTGTTGTCGGAATTCTTTTTCGGCGAGTCCACCCGGGAAATCTGGAAAGACATAGGTGGCGTGGTGGTGCAGCTTAACTATGAATGGCTGGATATACGTCTCACCCATATGCAGTACACCAACGAGCGCTTCATCGGTGGTGAACAGGTGGAGTGGGACGGTGAAACCGAACGTGATGGAAAATTTTATGGTTTGTCGGTCAACATCGATTGGAACAATCTGGTGGTGCTGACTGAAGTCAATCGCTTGACCCTCCAAGACTCGGATCTTGATACCTATTTGGTGACTCTGGGTTATCGCATTAAAGACTTTATGCCTTTTGTCTCTTATTCCGACTTTGATGATGGCAGTGAAATCCACAACACCACTTCCGTGGGGCTTCGCTGGGATTTCCACCCATCGGCTGCCTTTAAAATCCAATATGACGATGTAAAAGACGACGGAACCGGGGCCGGTACCGACGACTCCTGGCGGGTTGCCGGGGACTCCAAGTCAATCAGCCTGGGTGTAGACCTGGTATTTTAGGAGAGAGCCATGAAAACCGTGATTTCTGCCATCCTTTTATGCCTGAGCGCCATGCAGGCCTGGGCCGGGGTAGCCGTGATAGTGCATCCAGGTAATGGCGACACTATTGATAAAAAGGCGATTGAGAATATTTATCTGGGCAAAACCAAGTCCTTTCCCGGCGGCAGTCAGGCCGTGCCGGTGAACATAGAGTCCGGGCCTGTCAGGGAAGCCTTCGATACCAATGTACTGGGTAAGTCATCCAGTCAACTCAAGTCATACTGGTCACAGAAGGTCTTTACAGGAAAGGGCACTCCCCCCAAGGAAGTGACCACTGCCGAAGAGGTACTGGGACTGGTGTCCTCCAATCCCAACATTATTGGCTATATTGATAGTAGTCAGGTAAATGGCTCGGTAAAGGTGGTTGCCGAGTTCTAACTGGCGGTGCCGACTCAGATCGGCACCCCTTTTAAGGGGCTGTCTATGACATGGTTTAATAACCTTCCCATCTTTAAAAAAGTCGGTGTCATCTTCATCATTTCTGTGATCATCTTTGCGGTGAACCTGGCTATCAGTCTGGTCTCTATCAATAAAAATCGTGAAACCCTGGGATTTATGGAAGAGAAGATTTACCAGCGGGTTGAACTGGCCAACCAAAATTTGATGTTGGTGCAGCGGCTCGAGGAGGTATACACCCAGGCGGTGTCATTTGCCGATGAAGACCTGTTGGAGCAAGCAGGCGGCCTGCATGAAAACCTGGCGGCCAACCTAACGCTGTTGCAGAGCTCAGACATAAAAGAGACCGACACGCTTCGACAGATGCAGTCGCAGCTCGCCAATTACAACCAGATAACCTCTGGCTTGGCAAAGAGCATGTTGGATGGTTCTGCAGATATGGCCAACATAGGTGCCATCAGTCAGAAAAAGTCCGCTGTATATGAAGCCCTGCTGGGTCATGTGCAGCAATACAAGCAGGCCAAGGTATTGGAGTTCAAAAATACCATCAAGGAGGCCGCCGACAGATCGCAAAACAGCCTCTGGCTAACCATGGTGGTGGGGGTTGTGCTGCTGCTGTTTATGGCCATAGTGACCATGTCCATCGCCCGTGCAATCAGCGCCAGTGCCAAAGGGGTGGCCCATTCCCTTGGTGAACTCGCCGATGGCAAGGGGGATTTGCGACATCAACTACCCGCCAGCAGTCGCGACGAGCTTGGGCAGGTGTCCAGTAACTTCAATCGCTTTTTGGGACTCCTGGCCGATTCTATCCAGAGGGTAGTGAATGTCACGTCGCCGCTGCTCAAGAATGCCCATGATTTGAAAGACAAGATGGAAACGGCAACGGGCGCTACCCAGCGTCAGAGTCATGATGCTCAAACCGTTCAGGCCTCTATGGAAGAGATGCGCCTGTCGGTGATTGATATTTCCCATAATGCCAGTCAGGCAGCAGATGCGGCGCAAATAGCAGAGCGTGAAGCCATGGACGGGATGGCAGTGGTACAACGCACCATGGACATCTCTTTGGAGTTGAACCGCGAAATTGAACATGCGGCCAATGCCATTAATGAATTGGCGAAAGATACGGAAAGTGTCAGTTCGATACTGAATGTCATCACGTCCATTGCCGAGCAAACCAACCTGTTGGCACTGAATGCGGCCATTGAGGCGGCGAGGGCTGGCGAGCAGGGGCGGGGTTTTGCGGTGGTCGCAGATGAAGTGCGTGCCCTGGCATCGAAAACCGCTGATGCCACCAAGGAAATTCGTGAGGTACTGTCCCGGCTCAAAGGCGCCGCCGAATCATCTGTCAGTACCATGACAGTGGCTATGTCCAAGTCGAGTGAAAACGAGGAGCATGCCCAAAAGACGGGGTTGGCGCTCAAGACCATTCAGGAACAAATTGTCAGTATCAATGCCATGAACACCCACATTGCCAGGTCAACCGATGAGCAGTCTCAGGTGGCCTCCAGGGTGGTGGATAATGTGGTTGATATGAATGCGTCTTTCGAACAAACCCTGAATATTCTGGATCAGGTGCATCAGGTTTCCTCTGAGTTATCTGAGTTTGCCGAAGAGCTGCAAAGCGCGACGTCCCAATTCAAGTTGTAAGTGCTCTATAACAAGTTGCAGGGATGAGCTGAGTCAGTGTGGATACAGTCACAGTATGCTATTTAGTGAGCATCTGTAGGTAACCTGATGATGGGGGACGTGTGAGACATTGGCGAATGGGCTTATTACTGGCACTGATTCTTTTAAACCTTGGGGGCTGTGCCCAGATGTTGTGCGAGCTTAGAACCGACAGGGATCCTGTTGACCCTTATGGTGACCGGCGTCAGTGTGAGGCGCAGGTAGAGCAGTATATGGACGAAAGAGCGGCCGAAAAACAAAAGCGCCTGGCTCGAGAGCAGCAGGCGCTGTTGGATGAGGCCATTGCCTCCCGCATTGAACGCTGACGGTCAGGCGGTGGTGTCTATATTGTGGCCAATGTTGCCAACGGGTTCTGCCTTTGGGGCAGGCGCGGTGGCTGCAGCAATCAGGTCGACGGCGATTTGCCCTTCCACTTTTTGCTGATCTTTCGCCAGTTGTGCCACCTTCACGCCAATGGCGCCGTGGCTCAGATTGGGTTCAATGCTGTTGATGCTCATCGACGGAAAACTCCTCCAGACTGCATGTGGTCGATACCGGCTTATCGGCCATCATGCAGTAAACTTTAGCGCTACGGTCGCTCATTGCAAGGGCTCATTGCAACGGAACATGGCGCCTTTGGCATCAGCTTTGACGGGCGGTAAGTAACTTTCGCCCAATAATCAACACGCTGGTAATGCCGATGGAACCGAGGATCAACGCCACCGCCAGCACCACATTTTGCAGTGAGGTGGGATCAAGTACCAGCATGCCACCCAAGCCCACCATCATGATGCCAGACATCAGCTTGAGGGTTTGCCCCTCCTTCTCGCTCAGTTTGCGCTTACCCAGTGTCAGGGCAAACACCAGCACTATCAGCGCCAACGGGATCACGTAGACGACGTTGTACATCACCAGATAAAAATACCGCTCGGCTGCGGGCAGCTCGTGCATGGCCAGCACACTGGTATAAATCATCGGGAAGCCGGCGGTGCAGAGCAGCTCGTAAGCGTTGGCGAGGATGGCCAGCACTGTGGTGCCCAGGATCATGGCAGTCATGGAGCTGGCACTGGACAGCTTGCCCATGCGTTTAATCAGCCCTGTGCGTTTTTCGGCGGACATCGACAGACTGACATCGCCCTTTTCAAAGAAAAATTCTTTGACGTTGATGGTACCTGCCACCAGCGCCAGCAAACCGGCGGCGAGAATGATGTTACCACCATCCCCATCGGCGCCCAGCAGTTCAAACATGTTGAGCCAGGCGGTCATAAACAGGAAGTAAATAAAGCCTGAGAAGAACACGAAAATGCCGCCGACAACCAGCATTCGACTGCGGCTCTTGGCGTTAACCATGATGGACAGCAAAAACAGCAGCACGAAAAAGGCGCAGGGATTGAAGGCATCCACGCCGGCCAGCACCAGGGTCAGCAGTGGCAGGGATAGCTGGTCCGGTGTGACAACGCCGATAAAGGGTAATTCGACCGGCTGTACATCGGAGCTGGCGGCTTCTTCACCCAGATCGCAGGTGCCGGCCTCACCGGCGGAGCTGCAGGTACCAAAGAGCGGCTGTTGTGTGTTGGATGCAGGAGTTATCGCGGGGCCATCGTCACCGACTGTACCACCGAGGCTGCGATAACACTCCTTGAGCCTGCCAAGCAGGTATTGGCCTGTGACCTCGGCGCTGCTGTAGCCCACGCTGGCCTTACCGCAAATGGCGAAATAGGGCACAGAGCGTGCCTCTGAGCCGGTGGACTTGGCGACGGCCTGCCATTTTTCCCGGGCACCGGGCGCCGTGATCATATAAGACTCGAGGGAAATCCAGGGATACTGCTCTGGCAGTGCATCGATAAAAGGATGGGCCTCGGCGCAGTGGGGGCAGGTCTTGGACCAGAAAAAATAGAGCTTTACCACAGGCTTGCCGTCGGCATCTGTCTGATGCCAAACCGGTGATGTGGTGAGATCTTCAGTGGCTGAAAATGCCGGAATAGACAATAGCATCAGTAATGAAAGCAAGATTGCGCGGACCATAGGGCCTCCAGACCCACCTCAGGTGGGAAGCAAAGACAAAACCTCTGACTCTACTTTACTGAAATCCCCATGGCGGATTAAATCATGCTTTCAAAACTGCAAAACACATCAGAAAAATACCGGAATTGAGATCAAGATGCCCCTGGGGTCACCGAAAGGTCTTTGATTTCAAAGACGGTGTTCGGCGACGGAGGCATCGGCCAACATTTGGCCTTGGTCTTCATCACTGGTCTTGCACCATTTCAATGCCAGGGCGCGGCTTTCGGTATCCACCGCAGTACGAATACGGCTTACCATCACAGCGCCAAAGCCTGCGTTGGTCAGGTAGCTTTTTACCCGCTCGATACGGCGCTCGGCGAGCCACATATTGTATTTTTGCAGCTCATCGTCACCGGCATTGCGATTGAATGCAAATTCGAGCAACAGATAACCATTACCTGTGTCGGCACTGGTTTGTTGGGTTTCAAGCAGTTGTTTCAGGGTGGCAGTGCCCGCGGCATCGAAGTAGGAGCTGTTTTTGTCGAAATTCACAGCACCGAGCTCTGTAATGCCTTCACAGCTGGCGCTGGCGCCAAAAACTGCAAGGCTTATTATCATAGTTATATGTTTCAGCATCCTTCACCTTTAAAGAACAAAATCCTGTAAATCCTGGGTTCTTTAGGCCTGCCACTGTAAGGGAAAGCCCAGCGGAATTCAATTTGTAGACAGAGGCAAACAGGGTGGTTTCAGTTTCGAAAAAAACGTCAGAAAACCAACGCCGCAACCTGGCTGTCTCTGTCTCTCTTTTCGGTGTTTGGGTGTCAGTAAATTGGCTGAGACAATTTGTAATTTTTCACTGAAATTGGCTCGCCATAGGGTCATTTTTTTTGCTATAACACAACTAATTTGTGTGCAATATAAATCGATGTGAGGCTTCAGGTGCAAGATACTCTGGCTTTGGACCGACAGGTCTGCTTTTCGCTCTATCGGGCGAGTAATGCGATGATCCGCGCCTATCGTCCCGTGTTGGATGGGCTTGGACTGACATATCCCCAATATCTGGTGATGCTGGTGCTCTGGGAAGAAGAAGGCCTCAGCGTAAAATCGCTGGGTGAGCGCCTGCATTTGGACTCGGGTACCCTGACGCCACTGCTCAAACGCCTGGAACAAAAGGGCCTGGTCAGCCGTGGCCGTTCGGAGCACGATGAAAGAGTCAGGGTGCTGCATTTAACCGACGATGGCAGGCTCCTCAAACGCGGTGCCCGGGATATTCCCGACAGAATGCGCTGCATGGTGGGGACCGGACTGGAAGAACTGGCCGAGCTGAAAAGATTGTGCGACAAAGCGGCCAAGTTATTGGAGCGGGAATCCTAGGATGAAGCGAGTGGACGTGCTGGTGGTGGGCGGCGGTATTGCAGGCGTGGGCATAGCTCAGTTTGCTGCGGCGGCCGGATATTCGGTGGCCCTGATTGAACGGCAGCGGATAGGCGAAGCGACCTCCGGTAATTCCAGTAAACTCATCCACGGTGGGCTCAGGTACCTCGAGACAATGCAGTTGGACCTGGTGCGCAAATCCCTGAAAGAGCGCCGTGCACTGCTACGGCTGGCGCCCTCTCTGGTGAAGGCCGTCCCCTTTTATTTTCCTGTCTACCGCAACAGTCGCCGCGGCGCGCTCACCATCAGGGCGGGCTTGTCCCTGTATGGACTCCTGAGCGAATTCGATGCCCTCGGACGCTTTAAAACCCTGAGCCAGACCCAGTGGTCCAGGTTACAGGGATTAAACAGCTCGGGGCTTGAGGCAGTATTCCAATACTGGGATGCGCAAACTGACGACAGGCTGCTGTGTGAGGCGGTTGCGCACAGTGCAACCCTGCTCGGAGCTGACGTGTTTGAATGGGCTGAAGTGGGGCACATCGAGCACAGTGGTGATGCTTGTCAGGTGAGTTTCACGCAGCACGGACTGCAACATGAAATACAGGCCAGTGTGGTCATTAACGCCTGCGGCCCCTGGGTGAATCAGCTGCTTGAGCGGGTGACGCCAGGTGTATCGGCGCTGGAGATTGACTGGGTGCAGGGGGCGCACTTGCTGCTGGACATTCCGCCTGTCGACGGTGTGCTTTACCTTGAGTCTCCCATCGACCAGCGGGTGGTGTTTGTTATGCCCTGGTACGGCAAAACCCTGGTGGGTACCACCGAAACCCGTTTGGCCCATTTGGACAACAAGCCCGTGGTCACCGAAGCCGAAAAACGTTACCTGTTGGCGCTCTACGCGCACTATTTTCCCAACGCCGGTGGAGTGGATGAACTGGAGAAAAAAGTCACAGATACCTTTTGTGGGGTCAGGGTGCTCCCCCGCAGTGGCGGTGATGCCTTTCACGCCCCGCGGGACACCCTGATGCACACGTGCCGCTCTCACCCCAGACTGCTTAGCCTGTACGGCGGCAAGCTGACCACCTTTCGCAGCAGTGCCGCCGAAGTCCTTGGCTGGGTGAGGGCACAACTGGGAGAAAGGACCGCGATTGCCGATGTGGATAAGTTGCCCCTCAGCCGTCCGGTGAACCGGGATGATTTTATGGCGCAAACAGGCTAAAGTGTGCGCCGTTTTTCGATGTGGGAGCCGAACGTGAGCTGTGACTATTTCAACCGGGGACTCTGTCAGTCGTGCCGTCTGATGCCCAAGCCTGTGAGTGAGCAATTGCTGGAGAAAGAAGCCAGGCTCACCCATCTGCTGGGCAATCTGCAGGTAGACGAACGTTTGGCTCCGGTATCCGGTCCTGAGTTTGGTTTTCGCAACAAAGCGAAAATGGTGGTTATGGGCGCTGCCCACGCCCCTGTACTGGGTATTCCGGGTCCCGATGGTCAACCCGTGGACCTTAGCCATTGCCCCCTCTATCCACGAGACATGCAGGCTCTCTTGCTTGAGCTCACTTCCTTTGTGCGCCGCGCAGGCATTCCTCCCTACCGGGTCGATAAAGCCAGGGGCGAGCTTAAGTTTATTTTGCTGACCCGCAGCGCCGTGCGCGGTGAGTTTATGCTGCGATTTGTGCTCAGAAGCAAGGATGCCATTCCCCGTATCGAACGTGAACTGCCTAAACTCATGGCCGATTACCCGGCCATCAAGGTGGTCTCGGTGAACCTGCAACCGGTGCACATGGCAAGGCTCGAAGGTGAAGAGGAAATCTTTCTTACCCAAGTCACCCGCCTTGATGAGGTCTTTAACGGGGTACCACTCTTTATCCGCCCCAAAAGCTTTTTCCAAACCAATCCCGAGGTGGCCTCGAGTTTGTACGCCACCGCGGCCAAGTGGGTCGAAGAATTAAAGCCAAAGAGCCTGTGGGATCTTTTTTGCGGTGTTGGCGGCTTTGGGTTGCACTGTGCCAGTGCGTCGTTGCCTGTGACAGGCATTGAGATTGAAGCCGAAGCCATCGACTGCGCCAAAACCTCGGCAGCGGCCATGGGACTGGATAATCTGGCGTTTGCAGCGCTGGATTCCACCGACTTTGCCATGGGTCAGCAGGCACAGGAAGTGCCTGAGGTCATCATAGTGAATCCACCGCGCCGGGGTATAGGTGAGGAGCTGTGTGAGCGTTTGTCGGCCTTTGGTCCAAAAGCCATTATTTATTCCAGCTGCAACCCAGAGACGCTGGCTAAAGATCTGGCCCTGATCTCAGGCTATCGCATTGCCCGGGTACAGCTGTTCGATATGTTCCCCCACAGTGACCACTTTGAGGTGCTGTGTCTGCTGCTCAAGGAAGCGGCCTGCGCCAGCGCAGACTGATGGCGGCGCCGCCAAGTTCGGCCGAGTTTTCCACTGTCAGTTTGCCCTGATGCCAGATGGCAATTTTGCGCACGATATAGAGGCCCAGGCCAAATCCGGCACTTTGCTGTTTACTCCCCCGCTGAAATGCCTGGCGCAAGTCTTTGCCCGGCTCCTGTATGCCCGGGCCATCATCTTCAACGGTTAGCCGCCAATGGCGGGTTTCTGCGACCAGGGTCAGCTTGATATTGCCGCTGGCGAATCGCAGAGCATTGGCTATCAGGTTTTGGCTGGCCAGGTCCATGCTCAGCGGGTCAATCAACACCTTATCGTTACTGAGGGCGCAGTCCACCTGGCAGTGCACGTTGTATTTGGGGGCGTATACGGCAAAGTTATCTGCCACGGCTTTGATAAATTCAGGCGCATTCACCCACTGGCGATGTTGACTGGGTTGCTGGTGCTCAACCCGCGCAAACGACAGATAGCTCTTGGTCAGGGCCTCGATTTGATTGATATCTTCTTCCAGCCGGGCGCTGTGTTTTTCAGACAATTGCGCCCGGGCCAACTCCAGCACAAACCGCATCCGCGACAGCGGCGTGCGGATCTCGTGGGACATGATCCGCGACAGATCCCGGTGCAGCTCCAAAAAATCGACAATTTGCCCCGTCATGGTTTCAAACCCCTTGGCTAAGGGATAAATCGCCGATCGTTGGCTGATGCCGGTTTTGATTCGCTTGGGGTGCGCACCAAAACTCAGCGCCTGTGACTGAAGCAGGCTTAAATCTTTGAACACTCTTCCGATAAGCAGAAGAATCGCCAGTGCCAGTGAAGCGTAGAGGAGTGGGATCAGGGTGTTTAGCTGGCTGTGCTGCGCCTGGGGATTAACGGGGCCCATTTCCCGAATATGGCCACTGTCCAGACGCAGATAATAAAACTCTTTGCCATCCTGATGGGTGAGGGAAATGACGTCGCCATTGTCGAGACGGGTCTGCAGTTCAGGGGCAAAAGCAATGCTGCCCGGCTGCAGTTCACGAAACCCCAAACGCCCCTGTTTTAATAGAGCGTCGGCATCGAGGCTGTAGCCATATGCCTCGTCGGACGCACTGTAGATAAGGTTAAAGGACCAAACAATAAAGGCGCAGGAGGCGATGATAAGAACAAACAGCCGGATAAGCTGAGGCTTCATATCTCGTCGGTCGCAAAGCTCAGCAGATAGCCCCGGCCGTGCACCGTGCGAATGGCGAGGCCCGGGATGCCGATGTTTTCCAGTTTACGTCTCAGGCGCGAAATTTTCAGATCCATGGCACGGTCAAGGCCATCGTATTCACGGCCTATGATTTGCTCAAACAGGTATTCACGACTCAATACCTGCTCCAAATGGTGCACAAAGACCCACATTAGCTCGGTTTCCTGGGTTGTCAGCGGGTAATTCTGATCGGCAAAGCACAGTTGCTGATGTGCCTTGTGCAGGATGAGGCCATCCTGCTCCCAAATCTGGCTGTTGCTCTGGGGCGATGGCGGACGACTGAGCCGGGCACGAATGCGGGCAAGCAGCAGGTTGGGTACCACTGGCTTGCTGATATAGTCGGCAGCGCCGAGCTCCAGGCCAAAGATTTCATCTTCCGGTGCGGCCAGTGCCGTCATAAAAATAATGGGTGCGGGAACCTTTTTGGATAAGGTCGGAAAGGCGCTGAAGCCATCCTGCCCGGGCAGCATCACATCACAGAGCACCAACTCTATGTTCTGCCCCTGGCTTTTGGTAAAGGCCTCTTCAATGGACTCGGCATGGATAACACTGAACTCCTCGGCCTCAAGAAAATCCACAATGAGTTCTGCCAGGGGCAAGTCGTCTTCAATCAGCAGCAGTTTGTGTTTTACAGCAGATCCCAATTCAGCCCCCTGCGTTTGCGTTTTTGCGGTGGTTGAAACAAGACCACCGACACCTGGGTTGAAAGCAGTACGCGGGAATTCATGTCCCGGATTTCGATGGTGGCATCTTTTTCCAGTGCCAGCGAGAGTTCTTCACTGAGCTCTTTCAGCCCCGTGTAACAACGACGGGGCTCTGCTTCATGTTTAAGCCACAGACACAGATTCTGCTCTGTATCTGTTTGGTAATGTACCGAAATACTGAAACGGCAGGGAAGTGCTTCACTGCTGGTGGCGCAGGCTTTGGGTGCAACATTCAACTCGTCCGCCATGGCCAGTGGCACTATGCACAGCGGCGACAGCAAGAACAACAGTGACATTCGCTTTCCCATACCCGCTCCTAGAAACTGTAGCTGACGCCGGCAAAACCCGAGAAAAGATCGTCTCTTTCTATCAGAGCGCTCTCTCTTATGGCTTTACCCAGGCGGGTATGATTGACAGTGAGAATAAAGTTCAGACTGTCGCTCAGGGGAATGTTCAGCACGCCTTTGACGT
This sequence is a window from Shewanella zhangzhouensis. Protein-coding genes within it:
- the ahpF gene encoding alkyl hydroperoxide reductase subunit F, translated to MLNADLKQQLKTYLQNLRQDVRLVVSADDSKKSQELLDLANDISSLSPLVSVTQARLERTPEMQVTNAQGTDIRFAGLPMGHEFTSLVLALLHSGGHPLKLDLAVIKQIKALPQTLKFETFISLSCQNCPDVVQALNMMAALNPNVSSTMIDGALFQDEVESRQIMAVPSVFLNGELFSQGRISLKEILAKVDTQAAAREADALSEKDPYEVLIVGAGPAGASAAIYSARKGLRTGLVADRFGGQVTETVGIENFISVKATEGPKLVASLEAHVRDYDVDVMENQKALKLTKDGLYQVELANGAVLSGKTVLIATGARWREMNVPGEKEYRGRGVAYCPHCDGPLFKGKRVAVIGGGNSGIEAAIDLANIVEHVTVLEFDSKLRADEVLVRKARSMGNIHIITQAQTTEVVGDGNKVTGLVYTDRATGDVHSVELAGIFVQIGLVPNSEWLKGTLDLTPRGEIMVDERGQTSLPGVFAAGDVTNSAYKQIIIAMGSGATASLGAFDYLIRHSEADTSAAA
- a CDS encoding GGDEF domain-containing protein, giving the protein MDKESLSFDEALKDESRQYMLASFQWLSFTSLVLLTAVGLNIALDPGLDLGLDTAFTMMLLPGTLCLLHLGLRFTRVSWSRSLGWNLFFLAVLVISWLISMSFLRSSGLLVLPGIETLSDVLSLAMAVALFPSIKLTAATVAPFLLYSAFYRYEVYPESIYFNVMRSLFMFLIIMSAQRVIFKWFQKAVRRNVEKRRLVKHFRRMALLDGLTGLSNRRHFDEILDQEIRASTRTGHPLSLILLDIDFFKRLNDALGHQAGDDCLRQLGQLLSDVAARPRDLAVRYGGEEFAVLLPETTLTGAVEVANRIAKLLAKAAIPHPDSQVAAHITVSQGLVQWQRGMDAAALLEASDAALYRAKEDGRNRYVQSTSPVGEMAG
- a CDS encoding OprO/OprP family phosphate-selective porin produces the protein MKHKLAICLGTLLLSAPALAEINISGFASVVGGKVLEGSGVEEFGLEPTFLADYPLVGAYTEEFSFEPDTLFGLQISADLLDGLSATAQIVSRGADDFSASFEWAYLSYELNEHWTLQAGKKRLPLYYYSDFFDVGYAYPWIRPPADNYTWQIFNYTGVSALYNYLIGDWTLTGQVYFGREDDEPNKLLSEFFFGESTREIWKDIGGVVVQLNYEWLDIRLTHMQYTNERFIGGEQVEWDGETERDGKFYGLSVNIDWNNLVVLTEVNRLTLQDSDLDTYLVTLGYRIKDFMPFVSYSDFDDGSEIHNTTSVGLRWDFHPSAAFKIQYDDVKDDGTGAGTDDSWRVAGDSKSISLGVDLVF
- a CDS encoding phosphate ABC transporter substrate-binding protein — its product is MKTVISAILLCLSAMQAWAGVAVIVHPGNGDTIDKKAIENIYLGKTKSFPGGSQAVPVNIESGPVREAFDTNVLGKSSSQLKSYWSQKVFTGKGTPPKEVTTAEEVLGLVSSNPNIIGYIDSSQVNGSVKVVAEF
- a CDS encoding methyl-accepting chemotaxis protein, which codes for MTWFNNLPIFKKVGVIFIISVIIFAVNLAISLVSINKNRETLGFMEEKIYQRVELANQNLMLVQRLEEVYTQAVSFADEDLLEQAGGLHENLAANLTLLQSSDIKETDTLRQMQSQLANYNQITSGLAKSMLDGSADMANIGAISQKKSAVYEALLGHVQQYKQAKVLEFKNTIKEAADRSQNSLWLTMVVGVVLLLFMAIVTMSIARAISASAKGVAHSLGELADGKGDLRHQLPASSRDELGQVSSNFNRFLGLLADSIQRVVNVTSPLLKNAHDLKDKMETATGATQRQSHDAQTVQASMEEMRLSVIDISHNASQAADAAQIAEREAMDGMAVVQRTMDISLELNREIEHAANAINELAKDTESVSSILNVITSIAEQTNLLALNAAIEAARAGEQGRGFAVVADEVRALASKTADATKEIREVLSRLKGAAESSVSTMTVAMSKSSENEEHAQKTGLALKTIQEQIVSINAMNTHIARSTDEQSQVASRVVDNVVDMNASFEQTLNILDQVHQVSSELSEFAEELQSATSQFKL